In Pyrus communis chromosome 1, drPyrComm1.1, whole genome shotgun sequence, the following are encoded in one genomic region:
- the LOC137745310 gene encoding sister chromatid cohesion protein PDS5 homolog B isoform X3, whose translation MAESALQLVSEIGTHLRRQTRPNKDFIVKSLRQAASALSQLEQASSAEACKKLEPLREAIVHGLLQHRDKDVRLLVAICVTEMFRAMAPEPPFADKYLRNIFKLIISTFVELADMESPLFSRRAKIVETVARCKCCVIMLDVDCNDLVLEMFNVFFSVVRQHHQQSLMNDILSIMVHILNEEASQPLLDVVLRNLVKEAKDADSASSQLAVSVIQTCADKLESFVCGFLTSCILDGDADGSELKEFYHEIIFKIFGCAPQMLLAVMPNLTQELLTDQVDVRLKAVNLIGKLFTLPDHHIAQRYHDLFVEFLKRFSDKSADVRVSALQCAKVCYMTNPSGAESQEILPALESRLLDFDDRVRTQAVIVACDLAMSNMRCFPPKIISQTTERLRDKKIPVRKKALQKLMEVYRDYCNKCFKGSMTISDHFEQIPCKILMLCFDKDCMDFRSQNMELVLAEDLFPAGLSVHEITRHWIHLFSLFTPLHIKALNSILSQKQRLQSEMQTYLANRKKEKGSNSEEMQIRYKVQFSKMAVSFADPSRAEECFEKFNQMKDNNIFNSLALLLDDLKFKEARASRDKFLNMIGGKHQNFEFLRTLSSKCSYNIFSAAHVRCILDDLSGNSPGKRNLEASSVRLLLSITSFFPTLLRGSEVQLQKLLKEMDPINDKLIEVLAKAGPHIFVKLSEIYPFLKRVCLEGTRVQSKYAVSAIAALADHSKQLIFQDLCKELVDSLLVGQNIPTVLQSLGCLAQHSVSTFQSQVGEITHYIYQKIFQVNSSDFIDSCDDASGSSDSCKLKIYGLKTLVKSFLPHRGTHTKQQINELEDNTKRLIDELWDILSTMLQKGETAEGITSCSESDKACIKLAAAKSVLRLARRWDFHISPEIFHFTILMAKDDSPLVRRSFLDKTHKLLKEHVIPSRYACAFAMATSDCLKDLQDDSLKYIAEFVKDYSREAQVRQISGVQEGLNTDFPAYIVVFLIHILAHDTGFPPEDCQDEKAYAQFCGPLLALLQALVNASNADGALDVAKDSVLYLICIFRAIKRAEDAIDTELTGKLHILAEIGHSFVTLTNHNGLSLLHAPGKIFLPSSLYKSNSRCLTQSCFDEYFFKRVVDIFKSNISLPASALPRRGRKCQEDITQSGVVKESKHIVTSSKIVNLCNDGAAEPRKTVKQGTSTGGCRRKRDLSPSDSDNGYQNGLSKKSEITLEKEILSSCDSVATVGGSNATVQNIKKNTIPLMGNFNVKRSINVEHSNDPRSNLKGPCSLKEISKKAEALIGQRIKFVSPVDKCFYSGTVDGYNAQNNTYKITCDSSGDVQLVCLESESWETISDGSREERKRKLGKKAFVDTSASEVTDANEDAVARRTRRQKKLNEL comes from the exons ATGGCCGAGTCCGCGCTGCAACTCGTCTCGGAAATCGGCACCCACCTCCGCCGCCAAACGCGCCCAAACAAGGACTTCATCGTCAAATCTCTCCGA CAAGCTGCAAGTGCTTTGTCGCAGTTAGAACAGGCTTCTTCGGCTGAAGCTTGTAAGAAGTTGGAGCCCCTGAGAGAAGCTATTGTGCATGGCTTGCTTCAGCATAGGGATAAGGACGTCAGGCTTCTTGTGGCCATCTGTGTAACTGAAATGTTTCGGGCTATGGCACCCGAACCCCCTTTTGCGGACAAATATCTAAgg AACATTTTTAAACTCATTATCAGCACGTTCGTCGAGCTAGCTGATATGGAGAGTCCGCTCTTTTCGAGGAGGGCCAAAATAGTAGAGACTGTCGCGCGATGTAAATGTTGTGTGATCATGTTGGATGTTGACTGCAATGATCTAGTTCTCGAAAtgttcaatgtcttcttctccGTTGTGAG GCAACATCATCAGCAGAGTTTGATGAATGATATTTTGTCTATAATGGTTCATATACTAAACGAGGAAGCTTCTCAGCCACTTTTGGATGTGGTTCTACGAAATCTTGTGAAGGAGGCAAAG GATGCAGATTCTGCTTCTTCTCAGCTTGCAGTTTCTGTGATCCAAACATGCGCAGACAAACTTGAGTCCTTTGTTTGTGGGTTTCTGACATCTTGTATTTTGGATGGAGATGCTGATGGGAGTGAGCTCAAGGAATTTTACCATgaaatcatttttaaaatttttgggtGTGCTCCTCAGATGCTTCTTGCTGTCATGCCAAATTTGACTCAAGAGTTACTG aCTGATCAGGTTGATGTCCGACTAAAAGCCGTTAATTTAATTGGAAAACTTTTCACACTGCCTGATCACCATATTGCACAAAGGTATCATGACCTCTTTGTTGAGTTTTTGAAAAGATTTTCAGATAAATCTGCGGATGTTAGAGTTAGTGCTCTGCAATGTGCTAAAGTTTGCTACATGACCAACCCCTCTGGGGCAGAATCACAAGAAATTCTCC CTGCCCTTGAAAGTCGGCTACTAGATTTTGATGATAGGGTGAGAACACAGGCAGTGATTGTTGCCTGTGATCTTGCCATGTCTAATATGAGATGCTTTCCTCCCAAAATAATATCTCAGACCACTGAAAGACTTAGGGATAAGAAG ATACCCGTTAGAAAGAAAGCTTTGCAGAAGTTGATGGAAGTATATCGAGATTATTGTAACAAATGCTTTAAAGGCTCTATGACAATCAGTGACCACTTTGAACAGATTCCTTGTAAAATATTGATGCTATGCTTTGATAAAGATTGTATGGATTTCAG GTCCCAAAATATGGAGCTTGTTCTTGCAGAAGATCTATTTCCAGCTGGTCTTTCAGTTCATGAAATTACAAGGCACTGGATCCACTTGTTTTCTCTTTTCACCCCACTTCATATAAAGGCTTTGAACTCTATTTTATCCCAGAAACAAAG GTTGCAAAGTGAGATGCAAACTTATTTAGCCAATCGAAAGAAAGAGAAG GGGAGTAATTCAGAAGAGATGCAGATAAGATATAAAGTTCAGTTCTCAAAAATGGCAGTCTCCTTTGCAGACCCTTCAAGAGCAGAAGAGTGCTTTGAAAAATTTAACCAAATGAAAGATAATAACATTTTTAATTCACTGGCTCTGTTATTGGATGACCTGAAATTTAAAGAAGCCCGTGCAAGCAGA GACAAATTTCTGAATATGATTGGCGGGAAACAtcagaattttgagtttttacgAACGCTTTCCTCAAAATGCTCTTACAATATATTCAGTGCAGCGCATGTTCGCTGTATTCTAGATGATCTATCCGGTAACAGTCCTGGAAAGAGAAACTTGGAGGCTTCTTCTGTCAGACTTCTGCTG TCAATCACCAGCTTTTTCCCAACTCTCTTAAGAGGTTCAGAAGTGCAACTTCAGAAGTTATTAAAGGAGATGGACCCAATTAATGATAAGTTGATTGAAGTGTTAGCCAAAGCAGGCCCTCACATATTTGTTAAACTCAG TGAAATCTACCCCTTTCTGAAGAGGGTTTGTCTGGAGGGGACTCGCGTTCAGTCAAAATATGCTGTTTCAGCAATTGCTGCTTTAGCTGATCATTCAAAGCAATTGATTTTCCAAGATCTATGTAAG GAACTTGTGGATTCTCTACTAGTTGGGCAGAACATACCAACAGTGTTACAGTCCTTGGGGTGTCTTGCACAGCATTCTGTTTCAACATTCCAAAgccaagttggagagatcacccatTATATATATCAAAAAATATTCCAA GTGAACTCTTCAGATTTTATAGACTCCTGTGATGATGCGTCTGGGTCTAGTGATTCTTGCAAATTAAAG ATATATGGCCTGAAAACACTTGTCAAGAGCTTCTTGCCACACAGGGGAACTCACACCAAACAGCAAATTAATGAGCTTGAGGACAACACCAAACGGCTAATTGATGAGCTCTGGGACATTTTGTCAACAATGCTGCAAAAGGGAGAAACTGCTGAGGGTATCACCTCATG CAGTGAAAGTGATAAGGCTTGTATTAAATTAGCTGCTGCAAAGTCTGTTCTCCGGCTTGCTCGAAGATGGGATTTCCATATTTCTCCAGAGATCTTTCACTTCACAATTTTAATGGCAAAG GATGATTCTCCATTGGTGAGAAGATCATTTCTTGATAAAACTCACAAATTACTGAAGGAGCATGTTATACCTAGCAGATATGCATGTGCTTTCGCAATGGCCACTTCAGATTGCCTCAAGGATCTGCAGGATGAT TCGTTAAAATATATTGCAGAATTTGTCAAGGATTACAGTAGAGAAGCTCAAGTGCGTCAAATCTCTGGAGTCCAAGAAGGATTAAACACTGATTTTCCAGCATACATAGTGGTGTTCTTGATCCATATTCTTGCTCATGATACTGGCTTCCCACCTGAAGACTGTCAAGATGAAAAAGCATATGCTCAGTTTTGCGG TCCACTGTTAGCTTTATTGCAGGCTTTAGTCAATGCTAGTAATGCTGATGGGGCTCTGGATGTTGCCAAGGATTCTGTCTTGTATTTGATTTGCATTTTTCGTGCAATTAAGAGAGCTGAGGATGCTATAGACACTGAATTAACCGGC AAGCTGCATATTCTGGCAGAAATTGGGCATTCTTTTGTGACGTTAACAAATCATAATGGCCTCTCCTTATTACATGCTCCTGGGAAAATATTTCTACCATCATCCTTATATAAA TCCAATTCAAGATGCCTCACTCaatcatgttttgatgagtACTTTTTCAAAAGAGTAGTTGACATATTTAAATCAAATATCTCTTTG CCTGCCAGTGCTCTTCCTAGACGTGGGCGTAAATGTCAAGAGGATATCACACAATCTGGTGTTGTCAAGGAGAGCAAACATATCGTAACATCTTCCAAGATAGTTAATTTGTGCAATGATGGGGCAGCTGAACCCCGAAAGACTGTGAAACAAGGCACCAGTACAGGAGGATGTAGAAGAAAACGAGATCTCTCTCCAAGTGATTCTGATAATGGTTACCAGAATGGTTTATCTAAAAAATCTGAGATTactttggaaaaagaaatactTTCATCTTGTGATTCTGTGGCTACAGTCGGTGGATCAAATGCCACTGTccagaatattaaaaaaaataccattccattgaTGGGAAATTTTAATGTGAAAAGAAGCATTAATGTGGAACATTCCAATGACCCCAGATCAAATCTAAAGGGTCCTTGCAGCTTAAAG GAAATTAGTAAGAAGGCTGAGGCATTGATTGGGCAAAGAATCAAATTTGTGTCTCCTGTAGATAAATG TTTTTATTCAGGTACAGTGGATGGTTATAATGCTCAAAACAATACATACAAG ATCACATGTGATAGTAGCGGGGATGTTCAATTAGTATGCTTGGAAAGTGAAAGCTGGGAAACTATAAGTGATGGTTCACGGGAGGAAAGG AAACGAAAGCTGGGGAAAAAAGCTTTTGTGGACACCTCGGCATCAGAAGTTACTGATGCAAATGAGGATGCT GTGGCTAGAAGAACTAGACGACAAAAGAAACTAAATGAGCTATGa